A section of the Methanomassiliicoccus luminyensis B10 genome encodes:
- a CDS encoding carbon-nitrogen hydrolase, which produces MSRHEVVIGLVQMSMSPQPEANLSKAVKMIGEAAERGAEIICLPELFLTTYFPQYDTSGERKRETAPHDTIPGKATEALSAAAQEHGVIVIGGSIYESAGDKLFNTAAVFDEQGAMLGKYRKTHIPHDEDFFEQSYFDRGDTGFRVFGTDKGRIGVMICYDQWFPEAARSNALLGADMVFYPTAIGTVRGIEQAEGDWHAAWENVMRGHAIANGMIVAACNRVGSEGDMEFWGGSFVIDAFGKTLARGSDREEIVLATVDLEHGEKVREGWRFFHNRRPECYSKIVDGA; this is translated from the coding sequence ATGAGCAGGCATGAGGTCGTGATCGGTCTTGTCCAAATGAGCATGTCCCCCCAGCCCGAGGCCAACCTCTCCAAGGCAGTGAAGATGATCGGCGAAGCCGCCGAGAGGGGGGCCGAGATCATCTGCCTGCCGGAGCTGTTCCTCACCACCTACTTCCCCCAGTACGACACCTCAGGGGAGAGGAAGAGGGAGACGGCGCCGCACGACACCATACCGGGAAAGGCGACCGAAGCGCTGTCCGCCGCGGCCCAGGAGCACGGCGTGATCGTCATCGGCGGCTCCATCTACGAGAGCGCCGGGGACAAGCTCTTCAACACCGCCGCGGTGTTCGATGAGCAGGGCGCGATGCTTGGCAAGTACCGCAAGACCCACATCCCCCACGACGAGGACTTCTTCGAGCAGAGCTACTTCGACCGCGGCGACACCGGGTTCCGGGTCTTCGGCACCGACAAAGGCCGCATCGGGGTCATGATCTGCTATGACCAGTGGTTCCCCGAGGCCGCCCGCTCCAACGCCCTCCTGGGCGCTGACATGGTTTTCTATCCCACCGCCATCGGCACGGTAAGAGGGATCGAGCAGGCCGAGGGCGACTGGCACGCGGCCTGGGAGAATGTCATGCGCGGCCACGCGATAGCCAACGGCATGATCGTGGCCGCCTGCAACCGGGTGGGCAGCGAGGGCGACATGGAGTTCTGGGGTGGCAGCTTCGTCATCGACGCCTTCGGAAAAACCCTCGCCCGAGGGTCGGACCGGGAGGAGATCGTGCTGGCGACGGTGGACCTGGAGCACGGCGAGAAGGTGCGGGAGGGCTGGAGGTTCTTCCACAACCGCCGGCCGGAATGCTATTCGAAGATCGTCGACGGGGCGTAG
- a CDS encoding agmatine deiminase family protein, with translation MEKQTPRSLNYHMPEEWAKHDATWLSWPKNPLTFPDEVLGAVENIYVQMIAALSPGEKVKVLVNDDATADRVLKLLRGSGAALDNVELPRIKSSDVWIRDYGPTFLLNRDSGEKAAVKWRFNAWGGKYDDLMYDDVAGEDVVQSTGVRVFRPGIVLEGGSIDVNGRGTVLTTEQCLLNKNRNPQLSREEIEKYLEEYIGTPDVVWLKSGIEGDDTDGHVDDFARFVSSRTIVCAHSETGGGHNPEVLRTNLDILDRYRDSRGGELEVLKLPMPEPIPLPEEERMLPASYANFYIGNKVVLVPVFNDPADQGALEILEGCFPGREVVPIPARDLIYGYGGFHCVTQQEPAGRE, from the coding sequence ATGGAGAAGCAGACCCCCAGATCATTGAACTATCACATGCCCGAGGAATGGGCCAAGCATGACGCCACCTGGCTGTCCTGGCCGAAGAACCCCCTGACCTTCCCGGACGAGGTCCTGGGCGCGGTGGAAAATATCTACGTCCAGATGATCGCCGCCCTGAGCCCCGGCGAGAAGGTCAAGGTCCTGGTGAACGACGATGCCACCGCGGACCGGGTGCTGAAGCTGCTGAGGGGGTCCGGGGCGGCGCTCGATAACGTGGAGCTGCCGCGCATCAAGAGCTCGGACGTGTGGATCCGGGACTACGGGCCGACCTTCCTGCTGAACAGGGACAGCGGGGAGAAGGCGGCGGTGAAGTGGAGGTTCAACGCCTGGGGCGGGAAGTACGACGACCTGATGTACGACGACGTGGCCGGCGAGGACGTGGTGCAGAGCACCGGAGTGAGAGTGTTCCGCCCCGGCATCGTGCTGGAGGGCGGCTCCATTGACGTCAACGGCAGGGGCACCGTCCTGACGACCGAGCAGTGCCTGCTGAACAAGAACCGCAATCCCCAGCTGAGCAGGGAGGAGATCGAGAAGTACCTCGAAGAGTACATCGGTACGCCGGACGTAGTATGGCTCAAGTCCGGCATCGAGGGGGACGACACCGACGGGCACGTCGATGATTTCGCCCGCTTCGTGAGCTCGCGTACGATAGTGTGCGCTCATTCGGAGACGGGAGGGGGGCATAACCCCGAGGTGCTACGGACCAACCTGGACATCCTGGACCGGTACAGGGACTCCCGCGGTGGCGAGCTGGAGGTGCTGAAGCTCCCCATGCCCGAGCCCATCCCCCTGCCGGAGGAGGAAAGGATGCTGCCGGCCAGCTACGCCAACTTCTACATCGGGAACAAGGTCGTTCTCGTTCCGGTGTTCAATGATCCCGCCGACCAGGGGGCCCTGGAGATCCTGGAAGGCTGCTTCCCCGGCCGGGAGGTCGTGCCCATCCCCGCCCGGGACCTGATCTACGGCTACGGCGGGTTCCACTGCGTCACCCAGCAGGAGCCGGCCGGAAGAGAGTAA
- a CDS encoding NIL domain-containing protein translates to MAERKFILLFTPDRVSTPVTFRLAREYNIDFNILRAEVNEQGGKLILSMSGDRDEIRKALAYLEKEGVHAGELDRYVVLDSSMCTDCSLCVSICPAMAYRLDRQTWKVHLDHRKCIACGMCLDVCPARAISKNAAVLDSP, encoded by the coding sequence ATGGCCGAGAGAAAGTTCATCCTGCTGTTCACGCCGGACCGGGTCAGCACGCCGGTGACCTTCCGCCTTGCGCGAGAGTACAATATCGATTTCAACATCCTGAGGGCAGAGGTCAACGAGCAGGGAGGCAAGCTCATACTTTCCATGTCCGGGGACCGGGACGAGATCAGGAAGGCCCTCGCCTATCTCGAAAAGGAAGGCGTGCACGCGGGCGAGCTCGACCGGTACGTGGTCCTCGACAGTTCAATGTGCACCGACTGTTCGCTGTGCGTATCCATCTGTCCGGCGATGGCCTATCGCCTGGACCGCCAGACCTGGAAGGTGCACCTCGACCACCGGAAGTGCATCGCCTGCGGCATGTGCCTGGACGTCTGCCCCGCCCGTGCCATCAGCAAGAACGCGGCCGTGCTCGATTCGCCCTGA
- a CDS encoding homocysteine biosynthesis protein, with protein sequence MNRSYEEINSKIERGDAVVLTAEEVKKVVQELGAEKAAKEVDVVTTGTFGAMCSSGAFINFGHSEPPIKMSKVWLNDVPAYTGLAAVDAYIGATEPAEGTGSEHGGAQVIEDLVAGRPIKLRATAYGTDCYLRKDIETYISLKTVNQAYLFNPRNMNQNGEVATNSSPDLLYTHMGKLLPRCGNATYSSAGQLSPLLNDPALRTIGMGTRIFLGGGIGYVAWEGTQYKTNVPMRNGVPASSARALAVIGDLNGMSTSYVRALYFHKYGWSLGLGIGVPIPILDEDLMRSAAITDDKIFAPVIDYAERSRARTPLKEVSYAELKSGAIEIDGKEVRTSSLSSYRKARDITVELKKMILEKKFTLTPPVEVLPKERVQKPLDLRSPTEV encoded by the coding sequence ATGAACAGAAGCTACGAGGAAATAAACTCCAAGATAGAGCGGGGCGACGCCGTAGTGCTTACGGCCGAAGAGGTCAAGAAAGTCGTCCAGGAACTGGGGGCTGAGAAGGCGGCCAAGGAGGTCGACGTCGTGACCACTGGCACCTTCGGCGCCATGTGCTCCTCCGGCGCGTTCATCAACTTCGGGCACTCCGAGCCGCCGATCAAGATGTCCAAGGTGTGGCTGAACGACGTCCCGGCCTATACCGGACTGGCCGCCGTCGACGCGTACATAGGGGCGACGGAGCCAGCGGAGGGTACGGGCTCCGAACACGGAGGGGCCCAGGTCATCGAGGACCTGGTAGCAGGCAGGCCGATCAAGCTGCGAGCTACTGCGTACGGCACTGATTGCTACCTCCGCAAGGACATCGAGACCTACATCTCGCTGAAGACGGTGAACCAGGCCTACCTGTTCAACCCGCGCAACATGAACCAGAACGGCGAGGTGGCCACCAACTCTTCCCCTGATCTCCTATACACCCACATGGGGAAGCTGCTCCCCCGATGTGGCAATGCCACGTACAGCAGCGCCGGCCAGCTGTCCCCGCTATTGAACGATCCTGCGCTGCGTACCATCGGCATGGGCACCAGGATCTTCCTGGGCGGGGGCATCGGGTACGTGGCATGGGAAGGGACGCAGTACAAGACCAACGTTCCGATGAGGAACGGGGTGCCGGCCTCCTCGGCCAGGGCGCTGGCGGTGATCGGCGACCTCAACGGCATGAGCACTAGTTACGTCAGGGCGCTGTACTTTCACAAGTACGGGTGGTCCCTGGGGCTGGGGATAGGGGTCCCCATCCCCATACTGGACGAGGACCTCATGAGGTCCGCGGCGATCACCGACGACAAGATCTTCGCCCCCGTCATCGATTACGCCGAGCGCTCTCGTGCTCGAACGCCGCTGAAGGAGGTGTCCTACGCCGAGCTCAAGAGCGGGGCCATCGAGATCGACGGCAAGGAGGTGCGGACCTCCTCGCTGTCCTCGTACCGCAAGGCCAGGGACATCACCGTGGAGCTGAAGAAAATGATCCTGGAAAAGAAGTTCACCCTCACCCCGCCGGTGGAGGTGCTGCCGAAGGAGCGGGTCCAGAAGCCTCTGGACCTCCGCTCCCCGACGGAGGTGTGA